The stretch of DNA CTTCATATTAAAGACTTAATTAcagaatgaaaaatatttcttatttttcattttaccttttcttgaatttaatttttttatattttttaacttttttatggtaataaataatacctaatataattataacaccaaaaattaagaaaggtatgatatatattatcatacgAAAAAAGGTTGGAGTGTATAGATGCTTATCTGCCGTAGTTTCTATTGCAACTTCTCCCATAGATTGGAAAAACCATTTAAAATGTTCATTCATTAACGCGGGACGTAATGATTGTGTCCACTTAGATCCACTGAGAACTTTCATTACACTATAAAACCCGCGACGAAGTCCACAATCACAGAAAACATCTAATAAAAGCGATATGAATAATAACGAAAACAATAATAGAGGCAAAAAGATTCGTaatctgtattttttaaatattactttTCGATAAATTTTATCACTAATTGTTTTGTTATTTTCAAGAAAATCCATATAATCTtgttctttgaatatttttctttccatacgggaatatttttttgtttcatatatgcaatatttgtttttcataGTTTGTTTATTCTGTTGATCTCTCTTTGTCGTACTTCCATTTGAATctttgaattttattttgccccattttacattattagaGATACCTCCTTTTGCTTtcaattcattatataagaTCTCTTCGTTTAACCCTACAATACTTGAATCTATATTCCTATTAGACTTTTCTAATATTCTGTAAGATCTTCCATCTAATTGTTTTCTAATGTTGTAACGCTCATACGAGTACTTGTTAAATCTCCcctaaaaaaacaaagtacatatttgttattaaaagaataaataattttattctaaaaattcttattaataaaaataaaacaataaaaataggaataaTCCAATTGAGCTCAAATGATATTATCATACCATATCATCGTCGAAATGCCATGTCCAAGGCAAAAGAATGGAAGGagcaatatttataattaagaGAATTATAATCGTTTGTTCCATGATGTACTATTTTAATactataatacatacattaaagaataaattaaaaataaattaatatttttttaatgaaaatggACACTATAACTATCtgtttaatttctttttattattttttattttatcttaaaaaatttatatgttgtTTTGCAtgaaatttacaaaaatgtaggtttcaaaatattatacaaaaaaattatcccgctttatttttgaattaataattttcattaaaattaaataatttgaatacTTACATATGCATtcaaaaaaacataattaaataattctttattgatctaacatatataaattaaaattataatataaactttatatttttcaccATACAGTTCATGTAgaatatagaatatagagaatataggaaatatatttaatctGTAATGGGATAATAACAAGTTTTAGCAAtgattttatattcataattctaattttatgaacattgtattttagaaaaactgattgttgataataatataataattattataataatataataatactacGTGTAAATGATGCACAATATATTAGatacaatattatatgttataataattatggtactttaatttttcgatgggatataataaaatttaaaaatctaatttatttaatgctacaaaatctataaaaaaaatatatattttgaagtaaaataaagtataaggttttatttttgtaaaattattttgagaAATCAagattttaaattaaatataattaatattatttcttgtgaagaaaatattattaaattctccaacttaaatcattttttaattattttttttttaattatatatataattttcaaagaaatgtaaatgagatataataagtaaaaaaagagtacatatattaatacttatACTAGatgtactattattataataaccaaaattcaataattaattctttttatatattcaatgaTAGAAAcggatatatttttacttatcgctttattatattattcaaacGAAAGTAATAtctacaaaatataattacattaaaaattacgtatgtgtaataataaaattatgtaaaaccTTACATGCTGTAACAGCAATCTAATAcgcaatattaataattacatGTATGCAGTTCACactaaatgtaaaaatgccCTAATAAATTTTACGAATGCTTAAAATCCTGCATATTAATTCGTGAATCTTAAATTAAAACCTAcaattgtatttataaattgtatataaaaataaaatccgtatttttttaattttattttatttaaaaaattaacaatataaataaaaaggaatttttactgataaaaatatattatatattttattatatatacttaaataatattaaatttttacttaattatttatataaaaccaTAAACATAGAACAAATACGTAAATAAATACCTACACATGATAAAACTTATGCACAaaacatgtatttattttgataacTTTTGATGAAATTTAGATTTttacagatatatatattatatttttagcaTTGTACAATTAtcagaaaacaaaaaaaaaaaaaagtattgtatgtactaataatacatgattaaaattaattcattaatataatcactgaataacataaaaaataaatacaaaatatacaacatatatcaataatatttcaaattaatatatacataacttATTTTCACAAAGTCTAATTAGTACTACaattagaaataataataatatatgcgGTGTTAACTCTTCatataatagtaattataTTGATTCTCTCATCTAGTAAGAAATAATAAGTAAaccataattaaaaaatatatctttatgtTATACACTTATAAATGGACATTTATTCAATCtataaaaaactaaatatctgttaaaaagatatttacaattaataACTTTTATACGATATATTACGCAAAAAGTAAGTTATAGgataattatgtttttattatgcaatatatatggatatacacctacataaaatttcatttcaatatatatacttccTTTAATTAAGCACAAAACAAgatgcatttatttttaatttaaaactaatattacatttttccaattattttaacaaaatattagtttataatgaaaaagattatataatgtaaagaAGCACTTATTAGTACAAACACAAATTATAACAGttctattaaaattatataaattgtcctaatatgtattaattttaaaatacaaacatatttattcatagaaatatatttaaaaccaggagtatatatattatgtcataatattaaattaagctacaatattaatttaaaatacaaattagaaaatattacaatattaaatttcaataaacataaaaataatattttattcttgtGTGTCAAAGAGACTAGGTAAAAACTTATgcaattataatatattaaaattatatatatgcttctTAAGTATATCACTAAAAATATTAGAGGTTTTACAAATTAGAGATGTtcttatacaaatataattattatctaatataaattttactcACTCATTGACttgatttttttatacttttcattattacataagatcttataaattattatcaaaaatataatacctGTTATAATGATGAATACTCCAAATGTTATTACACCAATATACGGTTTTAATGCATTTACTTCACCCgcaattaattttattaattccaTGAGTTTCTCGTTTACAGTATTCAAATAACCCACTCCTTTTATTATTGGTAAAGTTATTCCCgacaagaaaaaaagaataaatgtaACAACTCCAAATCCGTAgcttctaaattttattttttttaataatatgtcACTAATTCTCTTGTTTCTTTCAAGGAAATTATcataatcctttttttttatcaattttttttcaaaatggaaatattttCCATCAAAAATTCCATTATCATAATCCGTAACTTCTGTATAGTATTTATCCTTATTCAATGTACATCTATTAAATTGTTTCATTCCTTTTGGAAAAACCTTTTCACtaatatatgtatcattttttttgcactCTCTATTATTTGTCATATCTTCATATAAAGGTAcaatatttgaatttttatttttcttattttttgatagtaaccgataatttcttttatctAATTCTCTGTGAAATTTGAACTTTTTTCCcaaatatttgttaaattcggcctaaagaaaaatgtaaatattatttaacagaataaataatctttctataaaaaaatattaatgtaaataaaataaaaaaacgcataaaaggaaaatacaCGCAAATAATATCATCATACCATATCattgtaaaaatgatatatccaaattaaaaaaagaaacattgAAAACTTAATAAgaaatagtaatataatgttttgttccatcatataaaaattgtaatattctaaaatatatatttagaagaaatattagtaataataaattattcttctAATCATATAGAatgctatatttatttaacaaatttttatatttttttttataaaaagataacaaaatatatataactctAATTTATTTCACATTATCatcgaaaaataaaaacattaaaaatacattaattaatttctatcttattcaaaaaaaaaaaaaaaaatatacattcacgaaaatgaaataattttaattcattcataaatataaaaatactacatcttaatatattatattaaattaattatttttttattaatatttttaagaataaaaaaaaatatatatatgatttttttatatttataaatattgagTTTATGTAGAATATGGGAGCAGAGTATAGAATGTATAGATCATAGATAATATGTCGTTTTATATGAgtataacaataaataatttcgttgattttttcctattaataattcttatttataaacatatttttgaaaaattatttattattattaagaaatgttatctaataaaataatagtaataataaatgaaaaaaactatttttttttacaaatttaccTTTTAACTTATTATAACGCTTGCAATTTTctacattatataataaaaaaaaaaatcacttctataaaatacttcatagtatatgaatatatatacattttataaaaaaattataaatgatcTCCTATTATTGTGATATATATTTGGATGTATAACTTTTAATCAagtctaatatatattattattactaaatgataatattgtaaatttattacttaaaatttttttttctaaaccagtttatatgcttataagaaatataacaaaaaataaaaatagataataCATATAGTGCTGTTCTtgtattattgtatttaaaatacaataatcTTGATTGTATAATGTATTTAGtcaattatataaagaataaaaatgctTATGTATAATGTTTTACAATctaatttcatatatatttttaaataatttttataaaatggagttaaattaattattatataaaggttataataaaacaattagCGTATGTGTCGCATTAATGGAACACTATAAAGATACAcgatgttaataataatatacgtaCTATTTGAACTAAAATTAAGCAAAGAAATATTGATAATTCCATAGAAATGTCCTGAgtaataattctaaaatgtaagcataaaattttcctttttattttcatttaaattatgaacatataaatataaaataattagtaatgtcaatataaaatatatatttgtgtgtccttaat from Plasmodium malariae genome assembly, chromosome: 1 encodes:
- the PmUG01_01010100 gene encoding fam-l protein; translated protein: MEQTIIILLIINIAPSILLPWTWHFDDDMGRFNKYSYERYNIRKQLDGRSYRILEKSNRNIDSSIVGLNEEILYNELKAKGGISNNVKWGKIKFKDSNGSTTKRDQQNKQTMKNKYCIYETKKYSRMERKIFKEQDYMDFLENNKTISDKIYRKVIFKKYRLRIFLPLLLFSLLFISLLLDVFCDCGLRRGFYSVMKVLSGSKWTQSLRPALMNEHFKWFFQSMGEVAIETTADKHLYTPTFFRMIIYIIPFLIFGVIIILGIIYYHKKVKKYKKIKFKKR
- the PmUG01_01010200 gene encoding fam-m protein, whose amino-acid sequence is MEQNIILLFLIKFSMFLFLIWIYHFYNDMAEFNKYLGKKFKFHRELDKRNYRLLSKNKKNKNSNIVPLYEDMTNNRECKKNDTYISEKVFPKGMKQFNRCTLNKDKYYTEVTDYDNGIFDGKYFHFEKKLIKKKDYDNFLERNKRISDILLKKIKFRSYGFGVVTFILFFLSGITLPIIKGVGYLNTVNEKLMELIKLIAGEVNALKPYIGVITFGVFIIITGIIFLIIIYKILCNNEKYKKIKSMSE